TCGCACTCCCATAGACATGAAGATAGTAGTCTGAATCCAACTCCCAAAGAGGAGATTTCCCTTCCTGTGGTTGGAAGTAACCAAGAAATCTGGAAAGCAGCAGACATTGTAATTTGAGAACACACTTAAGGAAAGAAAGCTATTGTGCATGTATAATGCACGGCAAAATAGTATTAATCACAAAAAATCTAAGCaaaatatttatgatcataTACAAATATAACCAATATCAAAGTATTACTTCGCTAATAAAACATGGAATATAGATCTTGCTTTTTGTGTTAGATTTTTGGTTAAATGTAACAACCTATTAGTGGTTTCTGTATTCCAAGAATTCAGTCAATTTTTTCGCTTTAATGTGTTAGATTTATTTCTCTTAGCCCCACGTATGaaatatttaacttattaaAACTAGAGTCCACAACTACAAAATAACAAGTATTAAGAATAGAAGCTATTCCAAAGAGGAAACATTTCAAATAGAATATGATTCATATTTGCAGGCAAAACACCAATtactaaacaataaaaataaaataaaaaaattaagtgtgtttgagcaataaaaaacataatgaagTACTTTTTGTTATCTTTACATAAGTTTACATGCCCACTTACCATATAGTCTCCATAATCAAGTACTAGTGATAAcaccttgaaataaaaaatagcgtTATATTTAAAAAGCATCTATTCTCAGGCACTGAAAATTCACCTTGTTTGCTTAGCTATAAAGAAAGTAACCATGCACTCAAATCAAGTAGAAAGCATGATGGAAAGATCTAATACAGATTTATTGCATCTTGCTTTTCACCATCGGTGTATGTATTGCTGTAGTATCGCTTGATAGACTTAATAAACTCCCTAGATTGAGTTGTAGCTTTCCACTTTCCCTGCCTCTCAGGGAACACCTAAAACAAAAGATCGGGTTTTGATATGATGACCGCAGTTATGagaaaattaaatcataaaaaaacttaagttattCAAGAGAAAACATACAGTGTTATGAGCAGCAGAGCCACCATATTGCTGGGCAAGAGCATCCCCCATGCTTCGATACATATCCATAAGAGCAGAAGCAATGGTACTATCAGGATCAACTTTGGGCATGTCTGTCAGACCCATTACAAGAAGTTGGCGTCCAAAAGCCGCTAGACCATAAGCATACTGGGCAACATTTGTACGATCCAAGCAGTCAATGCAGTTGGTACGTAGAACTCCACTTTGAAAACTTGGTCCTTCAGCACCAACCttgtcttgttttttcaattgactAGAATCACTCTCCCTATCCCGATTAAtcatagaatttaaattttcattattaCTTCCAATCCTTGCAAGATCTCCTGAACTAGCTCTTAGATGTCTAAGAGAAGCATCCCTGTAGagaataaaatcaactaaatacaAAATCCAGTCTACCTATTTTCGTTTCTGTCAAGGCAAACAGCCTTGACAGAAAAAAGATGGCCAAACATTATGCTTTTCTGCAACAGAGAGACTAAATTACAAAATGGGAAGAAGACGTCACTGGATTGCAGAACTTACAAGCACAAAAAGAAAGCTTTCTACTTTCAAGGCTTCTTAATGTCCAAGGTTACCATGCTTATAATTGGTTATAGTacttttttttacaaatgtAATGGACATATATTTAACTGCCATTGTTTGTAAtcattataaataatgaaaatccCACAATCCACCACAGTACATGATCTTAAAGTATGACATTATAATGATAAAGCTGCTTCAAAATCTTCATATTGTGCACTAATCGTGAAGTTTAATGACCTTCAATTACTTATCCGCAACATGGCTTATCCCACCTTgaatgtttcttgttttttttttctttttttgggcaACAAATTCCTCCTAATCCTTCATAAGCCAAGGTTTGCGAATacttttcaaaaaccaaaataaaaggggAAAGATGGATGACCCAGCATCTCAACAAAAAGGAATATCAAGCATTGGCAAATTAGGATTGAAGGTTACATGAGGACTTCTAATCATAAAGTATCATGAAAGTTttaagtaattaaataaattcaactaaagaAACTGGAATACCTTCCGGTGCTTGTTCGACTAAGGTGGTCGGCTCTCCTCTTAACTGTGTTAGGTTTACCACTATAGTAAAAACCAGTCAAATCAAGTGCTTGACTTGCCACAGCACCTAAAACAGCCAAAACATTGGAAGACTTGCTTTGGaaacagcaataaaaaaaaatcagttcaaggtggttattaattataaaatagcaGTTGATGTGAAAAGAAACAGATGTCTACCTCTTCGCAAACTTGTGAAAGTCCCAATGGATAAACTGAAGTTGTTTTTCTTCCGGGAGAATTGTGTTCAGATACCCAGCTGCACTGGCAAACTCACGCCTTAGCATCATTTCTCTAGGCCTTTTTTCAACAGTCTGCATTTGAGCATTTAAATGAATTCAGGATGACATGAACATTAGAAAAGACTTCCAATATGTGGTAAGCATGTTTGATAGAAGAAAACTTCTAAAATTAGATAAAGCACTGAAAGTTTAAACAAGAGAATGTCacagataaataaatttgtcCATGTGTGAAAGCTGAACATTAATTTTGACAAGGCTTACTATAATTCATAATTATCCCAGAAACTAAAACAGATCTGGAAATGGTTTCCATAACTTCAAGATCCTCCATAAACTGACACTTCCTAGGGAGAAAGTGAGAGCCAGTTAACAAGGACATGCCACGTTCATCTGCTTTATCCAAGAGTGAGAGAAGTATGATGGAAagacaatatattttaaaaggattATTTAAACAGACACGTCATTGCATTCTCCTCTGAAATATTAACGCTGAAATCAATAAGCTTTTgctaattttgatatataatgaAGTGTGGAAATAAGCACTcaccattttaatatatatttccaGTTCAGGAATGAAATAACAAACTTGGGTCACCATTTCTTAATGCCCTTGTTGGTATAgataaaacatgaagaaaatgcaAGACAGCCATTTAATGACATTCTAGTTGATAAAGCTGCATTTCTTTAAAGTCCTGTAAGGAACAATCAGAAATACTATAAAAACACGCACACTTATATAAACGAAACTGCCAGGGGCaactaaatattataaaaacaagaaaacgaACTCTAATCCCATGCATTCCTTTGTAAATTAAATCAAGTGCAATAATTATTCAATTGTGTAAAGTAAGATAATGCAAGATCTATACAACAACCTGTTAACAGACTCTAAAAAAAGCCTTGAATATATTAAGcacaaaaatgaatttgaaaacaaCCTTTATCAAATTAAGCACTATTATGGGATTGCCGTATCTCTTCACCAAGTCTTCAAAATGCAATTTCGTCGCCTGGTAGGTAGGATCGTACTTTTGCACTGATATAGATTGGGAACTAAATATCAGAAGTCTTCTTTATATGAAGATAAATGCTAATTGATCTACATCACTGCAATACCCAACAATAAACTAATCAAATGTGTTGACTCAATGGCCTTACAGATTATATCAGGTTTAGGACTTAATTGTGAAGCTTCTTGTGACCAGAAAAGAGGAATCGAACCACGCATCTGCACAACAGAACTCATTTTCCCCTTGCAACATCCAGCATCTTCATCAAGGACAATTTGCTCAGTTTCAACGTCATTTGCAACTCTTCCCATATCATTAACCCCTCTTTTCAAGTAACTGCACTCAATTAACATAAAGTTATTACAAAAGGTTTGtcttaaatttcaaaatagatTTTACAGTGTTTCAGCACACTCCTCTGAAATAAGTAGATATAACTTCAAAGAAAATGAGGacacaaaacaaatgaaaatctcTGGTTTCCCACAGGCCATCACAATCATTCAAATAATACCCATCACAATGTAATGGCAGACTACATTAACACAGACCACAATATCGAGATTATAATACGGATAATGTCAAGAGAATATCAGTCTCATTATTCGATCTCTACACTTAAAACATAAGAAGACAAATGAAGCAAAATTGTCAAAATCGAATCAGCAAACCCAGTCAAATACTGGCTGAGCCAGGTGTTTGGACTGCCAACCTGACCAACCCGGACCAATTTTAAAAGGTTGACCATGAACGAATAAAGGCGACCAATTGTAACAGGTTCACCAGGAACTTATAAGGGTGGCAGCCAAATTAATCTGTCAAGACAATTACACTTGGTGGTTTTTTAATTCCTCTGCCCATGTGTCTGTTGAAAGGGAGGGCTCATCCATTTTATTAAGGAGGTAACTtcttttagaattgtttttaaatgatgtGAGACTTAGTTATTTTCTGGAGCATATACATCCTCAAAAATAGATAAACAATAGAATACATAACTTGCAATTATTATCCTCAACCATTCCCTAGGTTCCATCAATGATACTTAACATAATTAGTGGTTTAAGAGTGGTTTGTACTGAAATtaagaatgagagagagagatctacCAATCTAGGATTATCAAGATAGAGTGGTTCACATGCACAAAATAAACATTACACGCATTTGTAGGGGAGATGTCAACTTGTCACACTTGTTAGCTGCAGTTCCCATCTGTCTTGTGAAGAATTtcgctatttatttatttgagaggTGGAGGCACGACTAACCAAGGAATTgtcttagagagagagagagagagaagcgcTAACCAACCAATCATTTTTCAGTCAAGAACCCAAACAAGCAATTTCAATCCCTAATATCAAAGGAAAAAGAGACCATTAGCCTTCACTCTGTCGCATATCTCCTAAACTGACCAcatcaaaatcaacttcaacacAATCCGAAGGCAGCTTCTTTTTGGTAATTAGATACTTTCCCCAACATAGCTCATTGTAAACTTATGAACCAGTAAATTATAAACACACGTATCTCTAAATGTACACCAACAACAATAGAAACTAAGCCTCAATCCCCAACTCGTTGGGATCTCTCTGAATATGCTCtcaataaaattacaaacagGATCCTCTAATTTTGGGACCACTGTCAGTTTAATTCCTGGCTTTTAAATTTCAGCAGTCAGATCCCCCATGATTATTTTATGTTCAATCCAAATAGATCGTCAAGATGTTGAAATATTAACATAAGAACAATACACACACAGACAAACATATATATTGTCTACTTCCCACACGCATGGActtgtgagtgtgtgtgtgtgtgtgtgagagagagagagagagagagagagagccacaATAAAAGCTTGGAAGCCTCTGGGCAGAATCCAGTGACATAAACCCATTTATTATGCTAGTAAAACATGAGACTTCAAGATGCAACTGAGCCTTACACATAGACAAACTTGTTCAAACCAAAACATACCGGGTACCGGCAAAATGTCGAGAGCGTCTGGAAACCAGTGAAACACTGAAGCCTCTCCCAAAGATTGACAACCTGATCTGTCATGATTAAGTATAGTAGAATTGGTTGAATTGCTTAATACGCATTAcactcaacaaaaataaattcataagcTATTATCAAGAAATCACATTGGATGAATGTATTTCTACAAGATAACTATGTATTTAGAAACAAAACCCAAATTATCAAGATATGTGTCCTACttccaaaaatcaaaatcatatgaGGTAAAGCAGCAAGGGATATAGCAGACCTGATAACTCAGATTCAACCACAGAAACAAAGttgttattttatcttaaaagaaacaaattataaaatttgtcaTTTGGGCTAGAGTTCTTCAAAAAGTATGTCCCAAGCATTCTCCAAATCTTCCAAAATTTACCGAAATTCATACTCCATTTCCATTAAGTACTAGTAATGCTTGCCCAGCACAAACTACATTacatctaaaattatatttgaaccaTGGCCAAATTGTTTCTTAATATAGTGGATATCAAACAAATAATCAGCAAGAATATGGTAAAGATGTGTGCATATTTGTCATTTGTGCTACATTTCTTCACAAATTATATTCCAAGCATCTCCAAATCTTCCAAAATTTACCCCTTTCTATTAAGTAACAGTGATGTTTCCAATTTTAGCCAGAAAGAATTACATAACGTCTGAAAATGGTTTTGAACCATGGtaaaaaattttcttgaaatacaGAATATCAAACCAAATTAATTGACAAGCATATAATAATGTTGTGTGCATGGTTGAAAGAAGTACAACTtaagagaaaacacaaaaatagagCAATagcatgttaaaaaataaattatctcaaaaaagCATCTACAGGATTACAACAAGGATATATTGATGCATAAAATTTGTGTAAAATATTTAGCGTGACACATGATCATTGACAGATTAATTAGAGATAcaacatataaaaagaattgCATACCTGCTTAAAATTTCCATGCACTAATGCTATTGTCCAAATAGTATTACCACATCTAGACCGTATAGCTTGTGTTAGATATGCATTCCACACGAATATGTTATCATATGGCATCCTATCTCCACCAATTGACATCACATTCTTTTGCAAGCTTTGCATCACAGGATATGTATAGctaaagaaaaaatctttagTCAAATCTACACTAGATAATAGCTTTTTGTACCTGCATTTGTGGCAACAGATAGAAGAACTATTCAGAAACTAAAAATCAGACTCATGCTAGACAAGGGATGAAACAGTACTAGATAAGACTGAAAGGAAATACATCAAAGCTTCAAAAGCATATAATGAAAAACAGGTTTTATGCTCTTGAAGTAGATTGTGTTTACTCTTATgcccttccttttccttttaataaaaTTCTTCATCCTCTTTATTTCCATCTCTAAGAACATTcatattttatgttgttttaactaggggtgagtaaaaaaactgacaaaccgattaaaccaagaaaaccggaaaaacaataaccgaaaaaaccgaaccatgaaaaaaaccgattaaaccgatcagaatatttttttaaaaaaattcggttcggttcggtttcataagcttaaaataaaaaaaccaaaccgaaccggtttagttaagaaataaaccaaaccgaaccgaaaagaACCCATTAGAAAGTccaaaaaaagcccaaaaaacaatacaattttcagtttttaatataaaataatcaaaccaaaccgaaatcgAACTGAATCgaatcaaaccgaaccgaaaccagtcggttgGGTTtcggtttttaatttaaaataacttaaccgaaccgaaaccggtcggttggaatcggtttcggttcggttttggttttttttatatatattttacaaaatttcagtttggttgtttttataggtaaaaaccgaaccgaaccgaaccgaaaatgatcactcctagttttaacatatatacatgcatccatgcatacatacatatacatacatatagaAGCCCAAAAGCACTGCTCTCAgtcaaacaaataatttaaaatgatatgcATGTCAATATTCTCTCAACTAAAGATTTTTTTCCCTGttgataaaagaagaaataatttaaaatgaaacaagAAAGATATAACTACGAAGGCCGCACACCATTTGTGCTCTGTATTCACTAGATAGTAATAAATAAGGAAATGGAATGCatgtttgtgttttcttttgggGGATTTCTTGTTCTCCTACTCACTTCTTTTCCTCCTTGAATGTTATCAAGTGCTTTGAGAATTGCAAATTGATTATTATTGATCAGGGATTCTCTTGTACATTTCCCACATGCAAGGTTAGAAATATCTTCGGCAATTTCAAGGCTATTTTATTCCTCTAAACAAGTATTCTACTACATGATCTCTCACTTTTCCGGCCATAAACACCATGCTTGCTCGTTAGGATAAAGAAAACAGGAACCATTTTTCATTCATAAGAAACATTAAAGATTGATGCTACGGGAGGAGAGAAAGGGAGTCTACGTACTAAGAAGTATAAAGTAATACAAACTAGCACTTTTCACTACTGATTTGGATAAATTGTCCTTATAAGATTCTCTCAGATTTCACATTAAATTAGCACTTCCCAAATTGAATTGGACAATGAGTCTTAAAAAGCttctataataatttttttttttgtaattttaaaatacatgccTAATAAGTTCTTCATTTCAAGCTAGAAATTGAATTGTTTGAGTCATGCCAAAAGGCATCTTTTCTTAATGATAATGGCAACAATGTCCAACAAATTACCCACATAATGTTGTCTATGAGCTTAAAAATTCTGCAATCATGTAAAAAGCCACCAGTAAAGCTGGTTTTATCATTAGTCACTGATATCATCTGAAGCGTGAACGtgaaataagaatttatttcCATAAAAACTGTTTTACCTTTCTGGTGAAGTAGGACAGGAGAAGCTGCAAATAAGGGTGATAATTACCacataacacacacacaaacaaatGGGCGGATGGGGTGGAGTAAGTGAATACCTTATCTCAGCTTTAGAATGAGCCAAATCAGTTTGAACTGATACATGCGGAATGGTAATCAATTGGCTCTCGTCTATGCCATATATCACATGACCACAAATAAATCCTATTTGCCGCCGCTTTGTTACTAGAATCAAATAATAAGACTCCAGAAACTTAAtgcaaccttaaaaaaaacaccaaaagaacaaaacaagtaaAACCACTGTCACAAAGAAGTCCACgcatcaaaaacataaaaatacacaGACAAGAATTGGTCAACCAACACTAACCTGCAATCCCATAAGCCTTCACTACAAAGTTTAGTCCCCCAGTGGCACGATTCCCTTCAGCTATTCGCTGAAGCAAGTTGTTTATTTCTTGTGGAGAATAAACAACTAGATCTTCACTAATATTGAGATCAGACGGCTCTGATCGATCAATCTTCAATACCCGAAACAATTTCCTCTTCCTGTCACTCCCGACTAGATAAAATCtctgattaagaaaaataaaaaatatttttattagttatgttttaatttcttccgaaaacaatgaaattcttaattaaactaaagattcaagaaatttaaatatcaaccatcaatcaattcaaatcaattgAAACCGCCATTACACGAAACCCTAAATactaaaaatctcaaaaattctACCGTTTTCTAATTTAATCTTCAAATTCCAAAATCCAAGcacaaatttcaaatcaaaagaGATAAAAGAATGATTCAATTTTGTTACTTGTCTAGTCTCGTAGAGTCTAAATTTCTCGAGCGAGTAAGAATTGGGGTCGTTGGAAGGTTGGAAATTGGCGGAAGAATCGACGTAAGGAGGGAGTTTCGATTTCGAATTATCCGATTTCGCCATGGAAATGGCGGAGGGGTAGTTTAAGAGTTTAAGAAATGGACACGGCTGACTTGCTAAATCGCCATGGAGGTGTTTGTTTTGAGCTTAGCAGTTAGAGGAGGGGAGAGTGGGAATTCGGAAACGATAAAAGAAGGGTTCGTTTATGGCAAGTCTCCAAAATCTATTTATAGCTATCTTAAAAACGGAACACTGgtcaaaaacctaatttttttattcatgcatttctttttattttaacaaaaacatgtattttaatgAGAAGCAAAGCAAAAAACTTATCATCATCATGAAAGCAagtttcaactaaaaaaaaaaaaaaatcatgaaatcatCGTCTTCAAGCACCTAGGAAAAATAcgagaataataaattttagaaaataatataaaaactctACCACTGATTGCTTGCTAAACATTAAACCATGATTCTTAAAATGAACATGACAATGAATGAGTTCTTACCAAGAATAATGGCCACATTGACAGCTTACTCATTATGGGAAAGACAGTCGTGATAACTTTCTATATTTAAAATTCCTGTTGCGTTTAGCCTAGCTTTATCACCCAAAGCTACCCACAAAATTTGCTGGGTCTTCggaatgaaaataataaagcacttcaatttttattgctgacaaaaaaacaattgatatttGTTCTTAGAAAAGTTCatataaaacatgaataaataCAGGCACAGACTCCCCAGCCTCTATCAAAACTCTCTACAATCCCATGCTTCCTTTCTTTGTGCTGCCACATGATTTATTTAGGTTTATCTAAGCTTTGTTCACAAATGCATGCTGTTTTGCGTTCTACTACAAAGGTGTCTTTCTTCTTCAAGCTCCCTTTGCACTGCCACAACTTCCCATCCCTTTattatcttcttcatcttttaaccATGCCCATGTATAAAGTTGCCCACTGTCTTGCCATTTATTGTTCCAAGATTGTCATGATTTTAAAGACTTGGAAAtcttaaatctttatattttaatgcCGTCAATATTagcatttttctttattataaaagcaaaaagaagaatttttctctcataatttctttgttttgatcATGTATTGTCCTTTCAcccatttttttcccttcaaaaaaTGCTTTCTTTCTTCAGCTTTATGCAGCTTAATCTGAACTTTTTCAGTTATTCTTCTTCCAATAATCAGcttctctgatttcatttcctGTAAAAGGCTGTATGGCGCTTCTTTAACACCTCACAGTATGCTTACATTTACTTTCTCAACAGATTAATTTACAAACAACATCGTTTAGGCAGCTTATTATACATCAGTTTTTTCCTTTCCATCAAATTTTGGGTGAAGACATTTTGTCATTGTCAATATAACAGATCTGCGTCTAAAACAAATACCTCCCACTTAATGCAATGTTCATGCTTCAGATGTTATGTTTCCAGCACAAATATACCTTTCATAAATATATCTATGCCTTCAGATATTTGGCCTTTCGATTTTAGATGCTTTTCTATGCGTAACTTGGACTGTTTCTATGATGCAGGATAACTGAGTCCAGACCACCATGTGTATGATAATTACAACCAGCACTATGTGTTCGAGCTACTACTCAATCGATGGCAGCTCTATAGGCACTTTTGCTAAAGAAGCTGGGAGCCCCTTTCTTTATTTGCATATGCTTTTGTTTATACCTTTTGTATTGGATTTTATCACTTTCGTCCTTTTTTTGTAGTGCAAGGACACACAATCATGTTGTTTATATATCTTTTCTAATTACCAAAGTGGCCGCATCATGCACTAACGATCTTCTATTTGTCTTTTGCCTTGCAATTTCAACTTCCAAATCTACCATGTTCGTTCTTACAAGAACAATTTACttgttgctattttttaaaaaaatatcctctAAGTTACCAATCtatctaattaatattatttgagaatatatataatatttttttaattcacatgAGATAATAAATCATCTCTTAATTACTtacatattttcatataatttatattataccaAATATTTATCCATCTATTACCCTTAATTAGGATAACATATAACAggatcaaaacaaaacatttttttatataagataacttagtgatatcaagtctaagaatcacttacacaaGCGTCACATGAGTCTTTTcataacaacaaattattttttcatatgaaactCTCATATAGATCAATTCAGTGTACATATTATATAACAAACACCTATATCTTAATTCTAGGTGTTTCTTATACCttaacttatgagaacaactgttttttcaataaaaaaaaaaagaaacataatatgtacTAATTTCAACgactctaattaatatctagTTTTAATAGAGAATTGACCGAGAGcatttaggaacaatgttttgatacaataataatttcataattatagcaactttatgattttctttacaaaacatttttgtcccaataactttatttttattactataaattcattaaaaaatattaaaaataaataaattttttattaaaaattaaatctatttatataaataaaatcaatataaaatataaccaATATATGAGATTCAAAGCATATACAATAACATAAATAACCAGTCATTTCTTTTAAAGCACCTGTGGACCAGGTGAGAAAGAGGATAATGGCCCATAAAAAGTTTGTGGCTCTGGCAATTTCCTGCTATCGTATCACCCCCTTTACCACAACCAAACATCAAGGACCATAAACTGATCACATTTCAAGTCCCAGGGGAAGAGCAACGTTGTTTCATCAAGCAAAAAACAATGACCAAATTATATCTCTTGTGTGGCCATAACTTGATCTGTGCTCCCGCATTAACAATCCATCCCGGGTTTCGTCCCAGAATATGTAACATGTGTCAAGAGAAAAAAGTGAGAACAGTTGCAGTCTTTGCTGCAAAATCTGGTGGATTTTCACTCAACTCGGTAAGATATATATTCCTATGGTGATCTTTTTGAGCTCTTTATGATCCAATGAGGCAAATCCAtgattattagtattattatcaGATAAAAACACACTGGATAACCAATTTGACTGGCACTCAAGTTTCATTGCAAATTGCAATGGTGTATATTTGTTGTTTAGCTGCTGCGACAGCGTGCATTAATGGGACTAGAGTGgcagttttttatgattttatcaagGGTGATAACTCTACACACTTTCCCTAATAAAAGAGTGACAACTCTACCCTTCTTGGACCATGCAAATGTGGAGAAATTCATACACTGCTCGTCTTTAATATCCTTCATCACGTGTCATGCAGATTCTGAACGGATGTAAAACTTGTGGAGGCAAAGGTGCAATGGAGTGTGCAGGCTGCAAGGTATTGTCCCTTCAACGTGTCTTGTCAGTGTTTTCATACATGGAGTTGATTTTGTAAAAACCCTAGGGCAGAGCATATTCCGAATTGCCCTGTTTGTGCTGCAAATATTTAACTCTTTCTTAACGAAAATagcagtaataataataattccacTGATTTGTTGCCCTGATTGTGACTTTGTCTACACCTCCTAGCTACCCTTTTCCTGTCAGAGAATATTTCATTATGAATTCTAGAGGGATATTAGTTCTGAATTGTAACTCATTGAAATGTATGTGCCTTTTTTAGTCTCGTCTGAAATTCTGCAgaactaatgatttttttctctccaggGAAcgggtaaaaataaaaagaatggaaatATCTTCGAGCGTTGGAAGTAAGTTTTCACCTATTTTGGAAGAACTTAATTAGTTGCTTATCAATTTATATGAAGGATattacattcaattttttttcttttacctgTTTCTGAggaaatttaatatggtttcaGATGTTTTGATTGCCAAGGATTTGGCTTGAAGAGCTGTCCTAGTTGTGGGAAAGGAGGGCTGACGCCAGAACAAAGAGGGGAAAGATAATACTCACAGAAAGTCGAGTGTTCTCAAGTTACTGTCGTTTAAGGAAAGGAAAATCATCTTCATTGATTTAGCTTGTACCAGCCTGCACCATCATGTGCGCAAATGCTTTTCTTATTCAAGATTCAGCAATCCTAatgtttttcagaaaaatatatatatcaacagaCCTACTcttgagatggtttttttttttttttttttatggcaattAGAAAATTCCATAATGTTGTATATTGCAGATTCTATGACCATAATATTTTATCTCTACTGGGGCTGGAAATTGGGGGTGGAATTGGAGAAGGCAAAGATGTGCTTAGTGCTCACAGGAGGGAAGTGCATCATTCGAAACAAACTGTCTGTAGAATTTGGTTTATAATTTTCTGGCTTACTGA
This window of the Populus trichocarpa isolate Nisqually-1 chromosome 13, P.trichocarpa_v4.1, whole genome shotgun sequence genome carries:
- the LOC18104411 gene encoding protein PHOTOSYSTEM I ASSEMBLY 2, chloroplastic; its protein translation is MTKLYLLCGHNLICAPALTIHPGFRPRICNMCQEKKVRTVAVFAAKSGGFSLNSILNGCKTCGGKGAMECAGCKGTGKNKKNGNIFERWKCFDCQGFGLKSCPSCGKGGLTPEQRGER
- the LOC18104410 gene encoding phosphatidylinositol-3-phosphatase SAC1; its protein translation is MAKSDNSKSKLPPYVDSSANFQPSNDPNSYSLEKFRLYETRQRFYLVGSDRKRKLFRVLKIDRSEPSDLNISEDLVVYSPQEINNLLQRIAEGNRATGGLNFVVKAYGIAGCIKFLESYYLILVTKRRQIGFICGHVIYGIDESQLITIPHVSVQTDLAHSKAEIRYKKLLSSVDLTKDFFFSYTYPVMQSLQKNVMSIGGDRMPYDNIFVWNAYLTQAIRSRCGNTIWTIALVHGNFKQIRLSIFGRGFSVSLVSRRSRHFAGTRYLKRGVNDMGRVANDVETEQIVLDEDAGCCKGKMSSVVQMRGSIPLFWSQEASQLSPKPDIILQKYDPTYQATKLHFEDLVKRYGNPIIVLNLIKTVEKRPREMMLRREFASAAGYLNTILPEEKQLQFIHWDFHKFAKSKSSNVLAVLGAVASQALDLTGFYYSGKPNTVKRRADHLSRTSTGRDASLRHLRASSGDLARIGSNNENLNSMINRDRESDSSQLKKQDKVGAEGPSFQSGVLRTNCIDCLDRTNVAQYAYGLAAFGRQLLVMGLTDMPKVDPDSTIASALMDMYRSMGDALAQQYGGSAAHNTVFPERQGKWKATTQSREFIKSIKRYYSNTYTDGEKQDAINLFLGYFQPQEGKSPLWELDSDYYLHVYGSARGEVDPPFPDNCNSETNAKPVGVGITLAPIPAFREDFSRMKLTSFDKLIDRTCSAIKNVRLCREPDHRPGGSTGNSGVAPDAVEIQLKTPNWLFGQKKYEESGSASKAVKSEIENGASCKEIDVDGYSELNLLSSVGDNNEEDIFRRYLTMTSVDEASGCYGGTLLLGDPDESSEIYKHYTELCQEPAMEPFEHDLDKEKHYANALRMSTIDFVDDSGVEAEMEAALMDYERIGADLGILPQSCKSFATDPSWLTRWIIGEEKTAKV